The following proteins are encoded in a genomic region of Xenopus laevis strain J_2021 chromosome 3L, Xenopus_laevis_v10.1, whole genome shotgun sequence:
- the LOC121401381 gene encoding hepatitis A virus cellular receptor 1 homolog — protein sequence MTSLSFRICSILLLLPALSVRAEHVKGLVGGRVTLPCTYSVTGVATSKCWGRGHCPKSKCLDEILLTDSDGKKVIWNQTERYRLLGNITQGDVSLTISQLTLSDSGTYCCRVEIPGLFNDLKVEIQVRVAEGSFGEDQPLKVSNKTVFICRLVLLLCFILISLTALMLSSLSSNCIL from the exons CCCTGTCAGTACGAGCAGAACATGTGAAGGGATTAGTCGGGGGGAGAGTGACATTACCCTGCACCTACTCTGTTACTGGAGTGGCCACCAGCAAGTGCTGGGGCCGAGGCCACTGCCCAAAATCCAAATGTCTAGATGAGATCCTCTTGACTGATAGTGATGGAAAGAAAGTTATCTGGAACCAAACAGAGAGATACAGATTATTGGGAAACATAACACAGGGGGACGTGTCTCTGACCATCTCCCAACTGACCCTCAGTGACTCAGGAACCTACTGCTGCCGGGTGGAGATCCCTGGTTTGTTCAATGACCTGAAGGTGGAAATACAAGTCCGTGTAGCTGAAG GCAGCTTTGGAGAAGATCAACCTTTGAAAGTGAGTAATAAAACCGTGTTCATCTGTAGACTCGTCCTTCTTCTGTGCTTCATCCTCATATCACTGACAGCTCTGATGCTCAGCTCAT TGAGTTCAAATTGCATACTGTAA